CGAAACGGCCAGGCGCGTGCGCTTCATCAAGCGGGCGCAGCAACTGGGCTTCACGCTGGAAGAGGTTAAAGGCCTGTTGCGTCTGGAGGACGGCCAAAGTTGCCGCGAGACGCGGCTGCTGGCCGAGCAGAAGCTAGCTGAGATCGAAACGCGTATAGACGATCTCAGTTGCATGCGCCGTATGCTCAAGGACCTGATCGCCGAGTGCGCAAGGGGCAAACGGCTGCGTTCCTGCCCGATCATCACCACGCTATCGGCAGATACTTAACACATTGACTCCATCGTATGCGCGCTCACGCCCAAGCCAACCCTAGAGCATGGATTGCGATAGTACCGAAGGTCGAGATGCGGACTACGTAAAGCGACTTGCTGTGTGGCCTGCGCTTCCCATAGGCCATGGCCAGGTATCGCCGCAGCCTTTTAGCTTGAAGGGAGCAGAAAGGTTATTCGGAAATGGCTCCACGCTGGCCAAATCCGAATGCCCCCAAAGCTCCACAGAACACTCCTCTTGACTCTGGAGTCAGGACCAGGGTTTAGACTCCCGCCATCTCATTAACAGATGAAGGTTATTGACCATGGCAACCGAAACGATCCAGATGAAGGTCTCGGGCCTGATGTGCTCGTTCTGCACGATGAGCGTGGAAAAGGCCCTGAAACGCTCCGACGGCGTGAAAAGCGTGCTGGTGAACCTCGTGCACGGTATCGTGCTCGTGGAGGCCGACACATCGCGGACTAGCCGCGAACAGCTCATCAGTATGGTGGAGAAGCTCGGCTACGATGTGGCGTCATCCGAGGCGCAGCAGTTCGCAACCGACGAGGCGCTGCACTCGCTCATCCAACGGCGGGGCGCCATCGGCATGGTGCTCGCCATTGTCGTACTGCTCGTGGACTCGCTCAACGTCTTCGGGCTGGCTGAACAGTGGCGGGGGTGGTTCTCCTTCGCGGTCGCCGCATTTGTGCTCTTGTGGGTGGGCTTTCCGATCCTGCGCAAGACCCTGCTTGCTATCAGGCAGCGGGTCATCAATGCGAACGTACTGCTATCTGCTGCCGCATGGGGCTCCTTCGCCGTCGGCACGGTCTCCCTATTTGACTCCCGCTGGCCGAACTTTTTACCGGTGGCGACCTGGTTGATGGCGCTGCACCTGTTCTTCGGCTTCTTTAAGCTTGACGTGCGCAAGAAAGCGGCCGAGGCCGTGCGCAAGCTCATGGCGCTGCAGCCTGCACGCGGCCGCGTGATGCGCGGCGAGCAGGAGGTGGACGTTCATACGAGTGAAATCGCGGTAGGTGAAATCACCATCGTCCGGCCCGGCGAGCGGATTGCCCTCGACGGCGAAGTCATCGAAGGCATGGGCAGCGTGGATGAGTCGAGCTTCACGGGCGAATCTGTGCCAGCAACGAAGCAGGAAGGATCCGGAGTCATCGGCGGCACGCTTAACCTGGATGGATTCCTCAAGATCCGCGTGACGAAGGTGGGCGAGGAAAGCTTCCTGAGCCAAATCGTGCGGCTGATGAGTCAGATTGCCGAACGCAAGCCCCCAATTGAGCTGCTCGCCGACCGTCTCATGAACTACTACGGACCGGTAGTCTTTACGGTCGCGATCATCGCGTTCCTGGTGTGGCTGCTCATGACCGGCGACTGGATCAGCTCCACCCTGGCGCTGCTCACTGTGATCATCATGGGCTACCCGTGCGCTTTGGGCATCTCCACCCCGATGCTCGCGGCGATTGCCGGCGGCAAGGGCATCTCGATCGGCCTGTTGGTGAAGGCGAGCGAGGTCTTCCATGGGCTCTCCCAGGTCAACACGGTGGTGCTCGATAAGACCGGTACGCTGACCCATGGTCGGCCTACTGTGACCGATGTCGTGCCTTTCGGCATTGACCGAATGCGGCTCCTGTCGCTGGCCGGTACCGTCGAGGCCGGCTCCGAGCACCCGCTCGCCCAATCCATCAGCTTCTATGCCCAGCGTGAAAAAGCAGATAACCTCACCTCCCGCGAGTTTCGGGCCACACCCGGTAAAGGCGTTACGGCGATGGTGGATGGCGCCGAGGTGATGGTGGGCAGACCCTCATTCGTGGCTGAGCGGGGCGTCTCGATAACGGACGAGGTACGCGCGGCCATCGACCAGCTCGCGGCCCAAGGCAAGACTGCCGTAGCGGTGGCGCACGGTGGTGAAGTCGTCGGCGCCATTGCCCTGCAGGACGAGCCGCGGCGAAGCGCCGAACATCTCATCTCAAAGCTTCGTGCCCGCGGGATCAGAACGGTGATGCTCACCGGTGATTCGCAAGCCGTCGCCAAGGCTATCGGCAAGCAACTCGGTATCGACGACATCCGCGCCGAGTTGCTGCCGCCCGATAAGGTAGCAGCGATCGAGGCGTTGCAGAAAGAAGGGCGCCACGTCGCGATGGTGGGCGACGGCATCAATGATGCGCCGGCTCTCGCGCAAGCGGATGTCGGCATCGCGATTGGCGCCGGCACCGACGTGGCGATCGAATCGGCCGGTGTCATCCTGATTGGTGACAAGCTGGAGGATGTGGCGAACGCCCTTACCCTGGGCAAAGTGGCCTATCGCACGCTCACCGTGAACGTAATGATTGCAGTGCTCTTCAACATCATCGGCATGGGTTTGGCTGCCGCCGGACTCATCACTCCTCTGATGGCCGTGGGCTGGATGATCGTGAGCATCTTCGCGATTCTGCTGAGTACGCTGCGCGTGCGGGTTCTGCCCCTAGAGCGCGAGGCGACGACGGAAAGTGCCGCCTTGGCCGAGGTGGACTTCGCGATCCCGAACATGGTCTGCGAGGGTTGCGCGAACAAGATCAGCTCCGCTCTTTGTTCCTTGCCCGGTGTTCGTGAGGTCAAGCCGAAGGTGGCGCAGAAGCATGTCTCCGTACGGTACGAACCGGCCAAAACGCCGGAGCATAACCTCAAGGAGGCCATCGAGAAGGCCGGCTTTACGGCCATTGAAACCTAAGATTGAAACCTGAAAGGAGGTTTTTACCATGCCCCAGCAGCAATACCAAACCTGTATCGATGCCTGTAATGAGTGCGTCCAAGCGTGTGAGGAGTGTGTCAGCAACTGCTGTACGCAGAGCAACTTGGCCGACTGTACCCGGCTCTGCATGGATTGCGCGACCGTCTGCTCCACATGCGTTACTCTACTGAGCCGCGGCTCACAGTTCGCATCTAACCTTTGCGGCGTGTGTGCGGAGATCTGCGAAGCCTGCGCGACCGAATGCGAGAAGCACTCGGACCGTGACTACTGCCAGCGCTGTGCGCAGGCTTGCCGGCGATGCGCGGAAGAGTGCGGCAAGATCGCTGGCGCCGCCGCTGCCTAGCGTCCTACCGCTGGCTGCAATTGGGCGATGACGCCAGCTCCGCGCACAGTCGGTCCAAGCCGAGAAGCTTCGGCCTCACTGGGTGATCCGGCTGGTCGTGCTCTGGCGTCAGCAATTGCGTTGACTGTCGAATAGAGGGCGGCGAGTTCGCTCGCCGCCCTCTATATACATGGAACGAAGCAGAATAAACGAACAAATCAACGTGCATGAATCCGCTTGACTATATTGAAGAGTTTTCCGGCCTAGTCGCACAGTATCCCCTCGTGGCATTGGGTGTGGCGGCTGTTGCGGGCTTGCTTTCAACCAGTGTTTGCCCTTGCACGCTGCCCGGCGGCATGGGGCTAGTGGGATATGTAGGATCACAGGCGGGGGATGCGCCCGAAGAAACACAATGGCGTCTCGGCGTGCAAATCGCATCGGCCTTTTTCGTCGGCCTGGTGATCAGCCTTACGGCCCTCGGTACGGGCGCGGCTTACTTAGGCCGAGTCGTTACTAACTGGGATGCGGGTTTTGCGATCGTCATCGCCTTCATCACGCTTCTTGTAGGATTAGCCGCGATCTTCGGCCCGACTGTACGTCGCCGTCTTCCAAATCCGGAAATCAGAACGCGCGGTGGCGTGTGGGGCGCATTCGTATACGGTCTGTTATTTGCCGTAGCGACAATCACCTCGTCGGCCGCGCCGTTGCTGCTTTTGCTCACGGCGGCCGCTGCAATCGGACAACTGACATATGGCGCCCTGATCTCGCTGGCGTACGCGATCGGTCGTGGATTGCCGTTTCTGCTTGTGGGTTTGTTTGCTGGCAAACTCGGAGGATGGCTTGCACGTATGCACCGCGTGCGGCGGATAACGGAACTGGTCAGTGGCGTTGCGCTGCTGGTGCTAGCCGGCTACTTCACATGGCTCGGATACTTGCTGCGGGGCTAAGTCGTCGCCAAGTCGACGAGGTGATCGTCGCGACGGCAAATAATATGCCTTACAAGAACGCACCCTTGACGCGCGGGCGGTAATTCTATTTCTGTCAAGGATGTCGCTGTTACCGGCGAGCATCAGCCAAGGCAGCAGAGTTACCGTGTCCACGCCCCGTAGTCTGCCATTCCACGAAGCGGCAATCCTCCACAATCGCCATAATCGGTAACTGCAGATGCAGATTAAGCATCTAGGAAGAAGAATCGCTTGACTCTATAGTCTACTACAGAGTTTAGACTCATCATCGAGGTAAAAACGATGCTTATGACGATTGGCCAAATAGCGAATGCTAGCGGAACCGGCATACAGACCCTGCGTTACTACGAGCGCGAGAAACTCCTGCCGCCCGCGGCGCGTAAACCTTCCGGATACCGCGTTTACTATCCGGAGGCCGTGGCCCGACTGCGGTTCATCCGTCGCGCGAAAGATCTGGGTTTTTCGCTGCAGGAGATCCGAGAACTCCTGAAACTTCAGGACGAGAAGCCGGGCAATCGGGCCAGGG
The sequence above is a segment of the Gammaproteobacteria bacterium genome. Coding sequences within it:
- a CDS encoding four-helix bundle copper-binding protein → MPQQQYQTCIDACNECVQACEECVSNCCTQSNLADCTRLCMDCATVCSTCVTLLSRGSQFASNLCGVCAEICEACATECEKHSDRDYCQRCAQACRRCAEECGKIAGAAAA
- a CDS encoding thiol:disulfide interchange protein; this translates as MNPLDYIEEFSGLVAQYPLVALGVAAVAGLLSTSVCPCTLPGGMGLVGYVGSQAGDAPEETQWRLGVQIASAFFVGLVISLTALGTGAAYLGRVVTNWDAGFAIVIAFITLLVGLAAIFGPTVRRRLPNPEIRTRGGVWGAFVYGLLFAVATITSSAAPLLLLLTAAAAIGQLTYGALISLAYAIGRGLPFLLVGLFAGKLGGWLARMHRVRRITELVSGVALLVLAGYFTWLGYLLRG
- a CDS encoding heavy metal translocating P-type ATPase produces the protein MATETIQMKVSGLMCSFCTMSVEKALKRSDGVKSVLVNLVHGIVLVEADTSRTSREQLISMVEKLGYDVASSEAQQFATDEALHSLIQRRGAIGMVLAIVVLLVDSLNVFGLAEQWRGWFSFAVAAFVLLWVGFPILRKTLLAIRQRVINANVLLSAAAWGSFAVGTVSLFDSRWPNFLPVATWLMALHLFFGFFKLDVRKKAAEAVRKLMALQPARGRVMRGEQEVDVHTSEIAVGEITIVRPGERIALDGEVIEGMGSVDESSFTGESVPATKQEGSGVIGGTLNLDGFLKIRVTKVGEESFLSQIVRLMSQIAERKPPIELLADRLMNYYGPVVFTVAIIAFLVWLLMTGDWISSTLALLTVIIMGYPCALGISTPMLAAIAGGKGISIGLLVKASEVFHGLSQVNTVVLDKTGTLTHGRPTVTDVVPFGIDRMRLLSLAGTVEAGSEHPLAQSISFYAQREKADNLTSREFRATPGKGVTAMVDGAEVMVGRPSFVAERGVSITDEVRAAIDQLAAQGKTAVAVAHGGEVVGAIALQDEPRRSAEHLISKLRARGIRTVMLTGDSQAVAKAIGKQLGIDDIRAELLPPDKVAAIEALQKEGRHVAMVGDGINDAPALAQADVGIAIGAGTDVAIESAGVILIGDKLEDVANALTLGKVAYRTLTVNVMIAVLFNIIGMGLAAAGLITPLMAVGWMIVSIFAILLSTLRVRVLPLEREATTESAALAEVDFAIPNMVCEGCANKISSALCSLPGVREVKPKVAQKHVSVRYEPAKTPEHNLKEAIEKAGFTAIET
- a CDS encoding MerR family DNA-binding protein, with product ETARRVRFIKRAQQLGFTLEEVKGLLRLEDGQSCRETRLLAEQKLAEIETRIDDLSCMRRMLKDLIAECARGKRLRSCPIITTLSADT
- a CDS encoding heavy metal-responsive transcriptional regulator — protein: MLMTIGQIANASGTGIQTLRYYEREKLLPPAARKPSGYRVYYPEAVARLRFIRRAKDLGFSLQEIRELLKLQDEKPGNRARVKIIADRKVTELDEKIRDLTRMREVLARLARSCSGKGPVHGCPIVEALLDNDSSRTVL